In Trueperaceae bacterium, a genomic segment contains:
- a CDS encoding tagaturonate epimerase family protein — MSDRPPPTDPRLRRAAAHADAGRPPSLRSLPGPDGVRLAAWLEGPADAPRLAVLAPPEDPALTGGHWTDRTPDGDDAVARGPADATNAAWLRATFSALRPQPLGPGASAGFGDRLGLATPGHVRALRAADPHGTIRPIYAQQSIREMGRTGRTPQAVMDDATWGAFEAGHDGPLGADADHLKTADDVRATAAAGFTLFTFDPGDRVDDDADHATGATLDAKLDALPWDALETTQADHLRRYGGRRLDLGDVALEVTPEDAARAAAKYGAALAHARALHAALVETDVPHEIEISVDETGTPTRPVEHALLALELRRLALPVVSLAPRFVGRFEKGVDFRGDLGTLRATLAVHGAIATQLGGYKLSLHSGSDKFSVYPLIAAATHGAVHLKTAGTSYLEALRVAATRAPDLFRAILATARAHFETDRASYLIGADLARVPAPDVLGDADLPALLDDDDARQVLHVTYGSALDAHRPDLRALLLREREAHAATLERHFVRHLTPFVGPTDATGAAARPKESA; from the coding sequence GTGAGCGACCGCCCACCCCCGACCGACCCTCGACTCCGCCGCGCCGCGGCGCACGCCGACGCCGGACGCCCCCCCTCCCTGCGGAGCCTCCCCGGCCCCGACGGCGTCCGCCTCGCCGCCTGGCTCGAGGGACCCGCCGACGCCCCCCGCCTGGCCGTCCTGGCCCCTCCGGAGGACCCCGCGCTCACCGGCGGCCACTGGACCGACCGCACGCCCGACGGCGACGACGCCGTCGCGCGCGGCCCGGCCGACGCGACGAACGCCGCGTGGCTTCGGGCCACCTTCTCCGCCCTCCGCCCGCAGCCGCTCGGCCCGGGCGCGAGCGCGGGGTTCGGCGACCGGCTCGGGCTCGCCACCCCCGGGCACGTCCGCGCGCTGCGCGCCGCCGACCCCCACGGCACGATCCGACCGATCTACGCCCAACAATCGATCCGCGAGATGGGCCGGACCGGCCGCACCCCGCAGGCGGTGATGGACGACGCCACCTGGGGTGCCTTCGAAGCGGGCCACGACGGCCCGCTCGGCGCGGACGCCGACCACCTCAAGACCGCCGACGACGTCCGCGCCACCGCCGCCGCCGGCTTCACCCTGTTCACGTTCGATCCAGGCGACCGCGTCGACGACGACGCCGACCACGCCACAGGCGCGACGCTCGACGCGAAGCTCGACGCCCTGCCCTGGGACGCCCTCGAGACGACGCAGGCCGACCACCTCCGCCGCTACGGCGGGCGCCGCCTCGACCTCGGCGACGTCGCGCTGGAGGTGACCCCCGAGGACGCCGCCCGCGCCGCCGCGAAGTACGGCGCCGCCCTCGCGCACGCCCGAGCCCTGCACGCGGCGTTGGTCGAGACCGACGTCCCGCACGAGATCGAGATCTCCGTCGACGAGACCGGCACCCCCACCCGCCCCGTCGAGCACGCCCTCCTCGCGCTCGAATTGCGCCGCCTGGCGCTGCCGGTCGTCTCGCTCGCCCCCCGCTTCGTCGGGCGCTTCGAGAAGGGCGTCGACTTCCGTGGGGACCTCGGCACCCTGCGGGCCACGCTGGCCGTGCACGGCGCCATCGCGACGCAGCTCGGGGGGTACAAGCTGTCGCTGCACTCCGGCAGCGACAAGTTCTCCGTCTACCCCCTCATCGCCGCCGCGACGCACGGCGCCGTCCACCTCAAGACCGCCGGCACCTCGTACCTCGAGGCGCTGCGCGTCGCCGCGACCCGCGCCCCCGACCTGTTCCGCGCGATCCTCGCCACCGCCCGCGCGCACTTCGAGACGGACCGCGCCAGCTACCTGATCGGCGCCGACCTCGCCCGCGTCCCCGCCCCGGACGTCCTCGGCGACGCCGACCTCCCGGCCCTCCTCGACGACGACGACGCCCGCCAGGTGCTGCACGTCACCTACGGCTCCGCCCTCGACGCCCACCGCCCCGACCTCCGCGCGCTCCTCCTCCGCGAACGCGAGGCGCACGCCGCCACCCTCGAACGCCACTTCGTCCGCCACCTCACCCCGTTCGTCGGCCCGACCGACGCCACCGGCGCCGCTGCGCGCCCGAAGGAGTCCGCATGA
- a CDS encoding SDR family oxidoreductase, giving the protein MSAAAPFDLTDRVAVVTGGTGVLGGAMAHALAGAGARVAVLGRRADVADRVARDLTDAGGQALALPADVLDAGALEGAAATLEATWGPADVLVNAAGGNRADALVHGDATLFDLDPDAFRAVVDLNLTGTLMPTQAFARGMADRGRGSVVNVSSMAAQKPLTRVIGYAAAKAGVDNLTQWLATYAATTWGPGVRVNAVAPGFFLGEQNRALLTEADGTPTPRGRQILEHTPMGRFGDPGDLAGTLLWLASDASAFVTGVVVPVDGGYAAFGGV; this is encoded by the coding sequence GTGAGCGCCGCCGCCCCCTTCGACCTCACGGACCGCGTGGCGGTCGTGACCGGCGGGACCGGCGTCCTGGGGGGCGCGATGGCGCACGCCCTGGCGGGCGCCGGCGCCCGCGTCGCGGTCCTCGGCCGCCGCGCCGACGTCGCCGACCGCGTCGCCCGGGACCTGACGGACGCCGGCGGGCAGGCCCTCGCGCTGCCCGCCGACGTCCTCGATGCGGGCGCCCTCGAGGGCGCCGCCGCCACGCTGGAGGCGACCTGGGGGCCCGCCGACGTCCTCGTGAACGCCGCCGGCGGCAACCGCGCCGACGCGCTCGTGCACGGTGACGCCACGCTGTTCGACCTCGACCCCGACGCGTTCCGCGCGGTGGTCGACCTGAACCTGACCGGCACCCTGATGCCGACGCAGGCGTTCGCGCGCGGCATGGCGGACCGCGGGCGCGGGAGCGTCGTGAACGTCTCCAGCATGGCGGCGCAGAAGCCGCTCACGCGGGTGATCGGCTACGCCGCGGCGAAGGCCGGCGTCGACAACCTCACGCAGTGGCTGGCGACGTACGCCGCGACGACGTGGGGCCCCGGCGTCCGCGTCAACGCCGTCGCGCCCGGCTTCTTCCTGGGCGAGCAGAACCGCGCGTTGCTGACCGAGGCGGACGGGACGCCCACGCCCCGCGGCCGGCAGATCCTGGAGCACACCCCCATGGGCCGCTTCGGGGACCCGGGCGACCTGGCCGGGACGTTGCTGTGGTTGGCGTCCGACGCCAGCGCCTTCGTGACCGGCGTCGTCGTACCGGTCGACGGCGGGTACGCGGCGTTCGGGGGGGTGTGA
- a CDS encoding TIGR04190 family B12-binding domain/radical SAM domain protein yields the protein MAAPRVVRHGDAMAHAMDLLLLHPPSVYDFRDRTTLYGPVSDMVPSSVMFELYPIGFLTMAGYLEAHGKRVRIANLALKMLRSKRFDVPRFLADQRPRLIGIDLHWMPHAHGAIEIARLAKAAHPDVPVVFGGLSSSYFHRDLLAYPEIDFVLRGDSTEEPLRQLLEHLEGTGPALRDVPNLAWRDDAGRIQTNALTYMPSTLDGVDVRPEVLVEMALRYRDVHGVLPYDGWLKNPTTMVLPLKGCVFECTTCGSSATACTHVTTRRTPAFRSPDNLADNAAAIAKLTRGPIVIPGDLLQNGEAYARAAIDAIAARGVRNEIMLEFFDLPPHGFLDHVDATLPAWSFELSPESHDPKVRHALEGEAGFSNAEMEATLRHALTLNVARIDVFFMIGLQHQDHASVMDTVAYCERLFGFGDRRLQAFISPMGPFLDPGSHIFQDPEAYGYRTFARTLEEHRQLLTQPSWEHILNYETRWMTRAQLVDATYDAAERLNAAKRRYGYLSPARADAVADGIAGARALRARLAAELGDAGGAARSAAASAPLRGDIARFNHSTVSDKAELFWPGQLASFKPAGMARAAWRAWRAA from the coding sequence ACCGGACGACGCTGTACGGCCCCGTGAGCGACATGGTGCCGTCGTCGGTGATGTTCGAGCTGTACCCGATCGGCTTCCTGACGATGGCGGGCTACCTCGAGGCGCACGGCAAGCGCGTGCGCATCGCCAACCTGGCGCTGAAGATGCTGCGCAGCAAGCGGTTCGACGTCCCCCGCTTCCTGGCGGACCAGCGCCCCCGCCTGATCGGCATCGATCTGCACTGGATGCCGCACGCGCACGGCGCCATCGAAATCGCGCGCCTCGCGAAGGCCGCGCACCCCGACGTCCCCGTCGTGTTCGGGGGCCTGTCGAGCAGCTACTTCCATCGCGACCTGCTGGCCTACCCCGAGATCGACTTCGTGCTGCGGGGCGACAGCACCGAAGAGCCGCTGCGGCAGCTCCTGGAGCACCTCGAGGGGACGGGGCCGGCGCTGCGCGACGTCCCCAACCTGGCGTGGCGCGACGACGCGGGACGCATCCAGACGAACGCGCTGACGTACATGCCGTCGACCCTCGACGGCGTCGACGTGCGGCCCGAGGTGCTCGTCGAAATGGCGCTGCGCTACCGCGACGTGCACGGCGTCCTGCCCTACGACGGCTGGTTGAAGAACCCGACGACGATGGTGCTGCCCCTGAAGGGCTGCGTCTTCGAATGCACGACGTGCGGGAGTTCCGCGACGGCGTGCACGCACGTCACGACGCGGCGGACGCCGGCCTTCCGCAGCCCCGACAACCTGGCGGACAACGCCGCGGCGATCGCGAAGCTGACGCGCGGACCGATCGTGATCCCCGGCGACCTGCTGCAGAACGGCGAGGCGTACGCCCGCGCCGCGATCGACGCGATCGCGGCGCGGGGCGTGCGCAACGAGATCATGCTGGAGTTCTTCGACCTACCGCCGCACGGCTTCCTCGATCACGTCGACGCGACGCTGCCCGCGTGGAGTTTCGAGTTGAGCCCCGAGAGTCACGACCCGAAGGTGCGCCACGCGCTCGAGGGGGAGGCGGGCTTCTCGAACGCGGAGATGGAGGCGACCCTGCGCCACGCCCTCACCCTGAACGTCGCGCGCATCGACGTGTTCTTCATGATCGGCCTGCAGCACCAGGACCACGCCTCGGTGATGGACACGGTCGCCTACTGCGAACGGCTGTTCGGGTTCGGCGACCGGCGGTTGCAGGCGTTCATCTCGCCGATGGGTCCGTTCCTCGACCCCGGCAGCCACATCTTCCAGGATCCCGAGGCGTACGGCTACCGGACGTTCGCGCGGACGCTCGAGGAGCACCGGCAGCTGCTGACGCAACCCAGTTGGGAGCACATCCTGAACTACGAGACGCGGTGGATGACGCGCGCGCAGTTGGTGGACGCGACGTACGACGCCGCGGAGCGCCTCAACGCGGCGAAACGGCGTTACGGCTACCTCTCCCCCGCCCGCGCCGACGCCGTCGCGGACGGGATCGCCGGCGCCCGCGCGCTGCGGGCGCGGCTCGCGGCGGAGCTCGGGGATGCGGGCGGTGCGGCCCGCTCCGCGGCGGCGAGCGCGCCGCTGCGCGGCGACATCGCGCGGTTCAACCACTCGACGGTGTCGGACAAGGCGGAGCTGTTCTGGCCCGGTCAGCTGGCGTCGTTCAAGCCCGCCGGGATGGCGCGGGCGGCGTGGCGGGCGTGGCGCGCCGCCTGA
- a CDS encoding WYL domain-containing protein, whose protein sequence is MTRTRAKAARLNDLVERLRLRPHGVAELATYYATTRRTIERDLEDLRALGYPLDERDHRYALPGERAALNEVEALAVHSATRLLQHTRVGERHYRRAMEKLAQQVPEPARGILLRAVEDLETSPDDRTLDLVAQAWFQSRVLSCIYHGARSGSERRLDLEVWFFELNRRNMEPYVLAFDRTYARELRVYKLSRMEQVRLKEDRYAVPDDFDPLAHMKDTWGVVVGEPLRVRVRVQPSVAFWFEETDDRDQGLEIVAHHDDGSLDVDVIGQRAAGGDAHELVSFLLSWGPLIEVLEPRDVRARIADAHRAAAAAYDGD, encoded by the coding sequence ATGACCCGCACGCGCGCCAAGGCGGCCCGCCTCAACGACCTGGTGGAGCGCCTCCGCCTCCGGCCGCACGGCGTCGCGGAGCTCGCGACGTACTACGCCACGACCCGCCGCACCATCGAACGCGACCTCGAGGACCTCCGCGCGCTCGGCTACCCGCTCGACGAGCGCGACCACCGCTACGCCCTCCCGGGCGAGCGCGCCGCCCTGAACGAGGTCGAAGCGCTCGCGGTGCACAGCGCCACGCGGTTGTTGCAGCACACCCGGGTCGGCGAACGGCACTACCGGCGGGCGATGGAGAAGCTGGCGCAGCAGGTGCCCGAGCCGGCGCGCGGCATCCTGCTGCGGGCGGTGGAGGACCTGGAGACGTCCCCCGACGACCGGACCCTGGACCTGGTCGCGCAGGCGTGGTTCCAGAGTCGGGTGCTGAGCTGCATCTACCACGGCGCGCGCAGCGGCTCGGAGCGGCGACTCGATCTCGAGGTGTGGTTCTTCGAGCTCAACCGCCGGAACATGGAGCCCTACGTGCTGGCGTTCGACCGGACGTACGCGCGGGAACTGCGCGTCTACAAGCTGTCCCGCATGGAGCAGGTCCGCCTCAAGGAGGATCGCTACGCCGTGCCCGACGACTTCGATCCGCTGGCCCACATGAAGGACACGTGGGGTGTCGTGGTCGGCGAACCGCTGCGGGTCCGCGTGCGGGTCCAGCCGAGCGTCGCCTTCTGGTTCGAGGAGACCGACGACCGCGACCAGGGGCTCGAGATCGTCGCCCATCACGACGACGGAAGTCTCGACGTCGACGTGATCGGCCAGCGCGCCGCGGGCGGCGACGCGCACGAGCTCGTGTCGTTCCTGCTCAGTTGGGGGCCGCTGATCGAGGTGCTCGAACCCCGCGACGTGCGCGCCCGCATCGCCGACGCCCACCGCGCCGCGGCGGCGGCGTACGACGGCGACTAG
- a CDS encoding TRAP transporter large permease subunit, translating into MTDSSGDAKGPRAPSRAVLARLDGALAAALRVVTVGLLASIVAIVTWQVATRYVPGLAVPRWTEEVSLILMVWLSLLGSALAVRRAEHLAMDLVVRQLPPALQRVAYWAVWLAVAGFGVYLTIYGAELASRTLSQTFSATKLPIGLMYAAIPAGGAFMALYGLANLVRRPEVRLSEAQGAAPARNRVLRVATAVLGIAVVVGGAAILGTDVLFGPIGVLLGTFVLALAAGVPIAFALGLAALAAIFALDRPLPPLIVAQRMANGVNATPLLAIPFFILAGQLMSAGGIAQRLVDFARVLVGPIRGGLAMVNVVASMLFGGASGSAVGDVSANGSILIPMMKRKGYDADFSVGITVASSTQGLIIPPSHNAVIYSLAAGGVSIGALFLGGYLPGLLIGVMLMAASYVVALRRGYPSEPRPPAREGWRATLQAIPGLSVGLVIVGGIAFGFFTATEAAAIGTVVALLVGAFVHRELTPRTLWSALVQAVRTISVVVLLIATASAFAWLMAYLRIPSTLAQGLLDLTENRVLLLLTINAMLIVLGAIMDMAPLILILTPVLLPIVTGPVIGMSEVHFGIMLLMNLGLGLTTPPVGTALFVGCAIGEIRIEQASRAMVVLWPALLAALLLVTFAPFMVEALPNLVARVGGG; encoded by the coding sequence GTGACCGATTCTTCCGGCGACGCGAAGGGGCCCCGCGCCCCTTCGCGCGCCGTACTCGCGCGGCTCGACGGGGCGCTGGCGGCGGCGTTGCGCGTCGTGACCGTCGGGCTGCTCGCGAGCATCGTCGCCATCGTGACGTGGCAGGTCGCGACCCGCTACGTCCCCGGCCTCGCCGTCCCCCGCTGGACGGAGGAGGTCAGCCTCATCCTGATGGTGTGGTTGTCGCTGCTCGGCAGCGCCCTCGCGGTGCGCCGCGCCGAACACCTCGCCATGGACCTCGTCGTCCGGCAACTGCCGCCCGCCCTGCAGCGCGTCGCCTACTGGGCGGTGTGGCTCGCGGTCGCGGGGTTCGGCGTCTATTTGACGATCTACGGGGCGGAGTTGGCCTCCCGCACCCTGTCGCAAACCTTCTCCGCGACGAAACTCCCGATCGGCCTGATGTACGCGGCGATCCCCGCCGGGGGTGCCTTCATGGCCCTCTACGGCCTCGCCAACCTCGTGCGCCGTCCCGAGGTGCGGCTGAGCGAAGCGCAGGGCGCCGCCCCCGCCCGCAACCGCGTGCTGCGCGTCGCGACCGCCGTTCTCGGCATCGCGGTCGTCGTCGGCGGCGCGGCGATCTTGGGGACCGACGTCCTGTTCGGCCCGATCGGCGTGCTGCTGGGCACGTTCGTCCTGGCGTTGGCGGCGGGCGTCCCGATCGCCTTCGCGCTCGGGCTTGCGGCGCTCGCCGCGATCTTCGCCCTCGATCGCCCCCTCCCGCCGTTGATCGTGGCGCAACGCATGGCGAACGGCGTGAACGCCACGCCGCTCCTGGCGATCCCCTTCTTCATCCTCGCCGGCCAACTGATGTCGGCCGGTGGCATCGCGCAACGCCTCGTCGATTTCGCGCGCGTCCTCGTGGGCCCCATCCGCGGGGGGTTGGCGATGGTGAACGTCGTCGCCTCGATGTTGTTCGGGGGCGCGTCGGGCTCCGCGGTGGGCGACGTCAGCGCCAACGGCTCGATCCTGATCCCGATGATGAAGCGCAAGGGCTACGATGCGGACTTCAGCGTCGGCATCACCGTCGCCAGCTCCACGCAGGGCCTCATCATTCCGCCCAGCCACAACGCCGTGATCTACAGCCTCGCGGCGGGGGGGGTGTCGATCGGGGCGTTGTTCCTCGGCGGGTACCTGCCGGGCCTCCTCATCGGCGTGATGTTGATGGCGGCGTCGTACGTCGTCGCCCTGCGCCGCGGCTACCCGAGCGAACCCCGGCCCCCCGCCCGCGAGGGGTGGCGAGCGACGCTGCAGGCGATCCCCGGGCTGTCGGTGGGGTTGGTGATCGTCGGCGGCATCGCCTTCGGGTTCTTCACCGCCACCGAGGCGGCCGCCATCGGGACGGTCGTCGCGCTGCTCGTCGGGGCGTTCGTCCACCGCGAACTCACCCCCCGCACCCTCTGGAGCGCGCTGGTGCAGGCGGTCCGCACGATCTCCGTCGTGGTGCTCCTGATCGCCACCGCCAGCGCCTTCGCCTGGCTGATGGCGTACCTGCGCATCCCCAGCACCCTCGCGCAGGGCCTGCTGGACCTCACGGAGAACCGCGTGCTGCTGCTGCTCACGATCAACGCGATGCTGATCGTGCTCGGCGCGATCATGGACATGGCGCCGCTGATCCTCATTCTCACGCCGGTGCTGCTCCCCATCGTCACGGGCCCCGTCATCGGCATGAGCGAGGTGCACTTCGGGATCATGCTGCTCATGAACCTCGGGCTCGGGCTGACCACCCCGCCGGTCGGGACGGCGTTGTTCGTCGGGTGCGCGATCGGTGAGATCCGCATCGAGCAGGCCAGCCGCGCGATGGTGGTGTTGTGGCCCGCCCTGCTCGCGGCGTTGCTGCTGGTGACGTTCGCGCCGTTCATGGTCGAGGCGCTCCCGAACCTCGTCGCCCGCGTCGGCGGCGGCTGA
- a CDS encoding LacI family DNA-binding transcriptional regulator, whose amino-acid sequence MADPAPAEARAPDAGDRGHVTLADVAARAGVSPMTVSRVVNDRPGVGDATRARVRDAVAALGYRPNVVARSLKKSRSHTLGLLVPDVTNPYFPDLVRGAEDVAFEAGYTLLLHNVIEDAEREAAALALFEERRVDGVIAASPRLPEDRLHALLARHAAAVVVNRRAPAALAGSVRVDHEAGAEAALHHLLRGGARTLGMLAGPPTSHAGRERRVGVARALEATGATLPPERTIEGPPTIAGGEAAAHDLLARHPGVDGLVCFNDLVAAGALRAAAALGRRVPDDLSVVGYDDIAFAAMFTPALTTLRVPTYAMGGHALRMLLDRMDGRRRDVGIVVHPELVVRDSTRPEEARP is encoded by the coding sequence TTGGCCGACCCCGCCCCCGCCGAGGCCCGCGCCCCCGACGCCGGCGATCGCGGGCACGTCACCCTCGCCGACGTCGCCGCCCGCGCCGGCGTCTCCCCCATGACCGTCTCGCGCGTCGTCAACGACCGCCCCGGGGTCGGCGACGCCACCCGCGCACGCGTGCGCGACGCCGTCGCCGCGCTCGGGTACCGCCCGAACGTCGTCGCCCGCAGCCTCAAGAAATCCCGCTCGCACACCCTGGGCCTGCTCGTCCCCGACGTCACCAACCCGTACTTCCCCGACCTCGTGCGCGGCGCGGAGGACGTCGCCTTCGAGGCCGGCTACACCCTGCTCCTGCACAACGTCATCGAGGACGCCGAACGCGAAGCGGCCGCCCTCGCCCTGTTCGAGGAACGCCGCGTCGACGGCGTCATCGCCGCCTCCCCGCGCCTCCCCGAGGACCGCCTCCACGCCCTCCTCGCCCGGCACGCCGCCGCCGTCGTCGTCAACCGGCGCGCCCCCGCCGCGCTCGCCGGCTCGGTTCGCGTCGACCACGAGGCCGGCGCCGAAGCGGCGCTGCACCACCTGCTGCGCGGCGGCGCCCGCACCCTCGGGATGCTCGCCGGCCCCCCGACGTCGCACGCCGGCCGCGAACGCCGCGTCGGGGTCGCCCGCGCCCTCGAGGCGACCGGCGCGACGCTCCCCCCCGAACGCACCATCGAGGGCCCCCCGACGATCGCCGGCGGCGAAGCCGCCGCCCACGACCTGCTCGCCCGCCACCCCGGCGTCGACGGCCTCGTGTGCTTCAACGACCTCGTCGCCGCCGGCGCGCTCCGCGCCGCCGCCGCCCTCGGCCGCCGCGTCCCGGACGACCTCTCCGTCGTCGGGTACGACGACATCGCCTTCGCCGCGATGTTCACCCCCGCCCTCACCACGCTCCGCGTCCCGACGTACGCCATGGGCGGCCACGCCCTGCGGATGCTGCTCGACCGGATGGACGGCCGCCGACGCGACGTCGGCATCGTCGTCCACCCCGAGCTCGTCGTGCGCGACTCCACCCGCCCCGAGGAGGCCCGCCCGTGA
- a CDS encoding TRAP transporter substrate-binding protein, producing the protein MPTLRFVRSLAFALALSLAFGATAQEVVLRAADNQPEDYPTVQGLYFMADYIEAATDGRIVMEVFPGGQLGDERSTIEQVQLGVIDVVRTSTSPVGEFHAPMGVFSLPYIFRGETHMWKVVNGPIGRELLDGLAEADLRGLAYYDSGSRNFYTTDVPIRSTADLEGLRMRTQQSQVVLDMMEALGAEPVPMAFEEVYSSLQTGVIDGAENNFPSYGPFGVRHYEVAPYFTLDGHARVPEVVMISEQTWSGLDPADQQIVREAALASTTVQAALWDDLSNESRAAVVEAGSEIIDVDVAEFQEAMAPLYEEYGSAYGDLVDRILAVD; encoded by the coding sequence GTGCCCACCCTTCGTTTCGTTCGCAGCCTCGCCTTCGCGCTCGCCCTGTCCCTCGCCTTCGGGGCGACGGCGCAGGAGGTCGTCCTCCGCGCGGCCGACAACCAGCCCGAGGACTACCCGACCGTGCAGGGCCTCTACTTCATGGCCGACTACATCGAGGCCGCCACCGACGGCCGCATCGTCATGGAGGTCTTCCCCGGCGGGCAGCTCGGCGACGAGCGCTCGACGATCGAGCAGGTCCAGCTCGGCGTGATCGACGTCGTGCGCACCAGCACCAGCCCGGTCGGCGAGTTCCACGCCCCCATGGGCGTGTTCAGCCTGCCCTACATCTTCCGCGGCGAGACGCACATGTGGAAGGTCGTCAACGGCCCCATCGGCCGCGAACTGCTCGACGGCCTCGCGGAGGCCGACCTGCGCGGCCTCGCGTACTACGACTCCGGCAGCCGCAACTTCTACACGACCGACGTCCCCATCCGCAGCACCGCCGACCTCGAGGGGCTGCGCATGCGCACCCAACAGAGCCAGGTCGTGCTCGACATGATGGAGGCGCTCGGGGCGGAGCCGGTCCCCATGGCGTTCGAGGAGGTCTACAGCTCGCTGCAGACCGGCGTCATCGACGGCGCGGAGAACAACTTCCCCTCCTACGGGCCGTTCGGCGTGCGTCACTACGAGGTCGCGCCCTACTTCACCCTCGACGGGCACGCCCGCGTGCCGGAGGTCGTGATGATCAGCGAGCAGACGTGGAGCGGTCTCGATCCCGCCGACCAGCAGATCGTGCGCGAGGCGGCTCTGGCCTCCACGACGGTGCAGGCGGCCCTCTGGGACGACCTCTCGAACGAGAGTCGCGCCGCGGTCGTCGAGGCGGGCAGCGAGATCATCGACGTCGACGTCGCGGAGTTCCAGGAGGCCATGGCGCCGCTGTACGAGGAGTACGGCTCGGCGTACGGCGACCTGGTCGACCGCATCCTGGCCGTCGACTGA